In a single window of the Nitrospira sp. MA-1 genome:
- a CDS encoding L,D-transpeptidase, translating into MRENTLITPPTCFQSAWRRRWIITFILVLLPALAYAWWGHTGKPETFPPLIEDLDRQARANGAEALFPDRYQQFHHQVIELRSQWRREANYWWTNGDEATFNQQYQQLVEEGSLLIQASRQKVSALHTEVKELLQPEQAHLTRLRELSHLFDLEDDMFALSLAEGLLQESILRLEQGQYRQARAAGEKALEHLRRVEPHVLAQMNRYRNDAQITLWEQWVTDTIQRSTGTAGTAVIVLKAPRRLLVYQRGRIIADYPARVGFSGLADKLYEGDGATPEGQFHVIHKKDGSGTNYYKALLLDYPTVAHQKRFQDAQANGLVPADRSIGSLIEIHGEGPNNENTTSGCIALKNSTMDDVFGRTQVGTPVTIVGALNQDNEVVNLVRRMEAHIQERNERWHTLPTFAASFTDIE; encoded by the coding sequence ATGAGAGAGAACACATTGATCACTCCGCCCACCTGTTTTCAGTCGGCCTGGCGTCGGCGCTGGATCATCACGTTCATACTGGTCCTGCTTCCAGCCTTGGCGTATGCCTGGTGGGGGCACACAGGGAAGCCCGAGACCTTTCCCCCTCTGATCGAGGATCTGGACCGACAAGCCCGGGCCAACGGCGCAGAGGCCTTATTTCCTGATCGTTACCAACAATTTCATCACCAGGTGATTGAACTCCGTTCCCAATGGCGGAGGGAGGCCAATTACTGGTGGACAAACGGCGATGAAGCGACCTTCAACCAGCAGTATCAACAACTGGTGGAAGAAGGCTCTCTGCTGATCCAAGCTTCGCGCCAGAAAGTGTCAGCGCTTCACACGGAGGTCAAGGAACTCCTTCAACCCGAACAAGCTCATCTCACACGATTACGTGAACTGTCCCACCTGTTCGATCTGGAAGACGACATGTTTGCGCTTTCCCTGGCAGAGGGACTGTTACAAGAAAGTATCTTGCGATTAGAGCAGGGACAATACCGGCAGGCACGGGCAGCCGGAGAAAAGGCCCTTGAGCATCTTCGCCGCGTGGAACCCCACGTACTGGCTCAGATGAATCGCTACAGAAATGATGCCCAGATTACCCTCTGGGAACAATGGGTCACGGACACCATTCAACGATCAACCGGGACAGCCGGCACAGCGGTCATTGTGCTCAAAGCTCCCCGTCGCCTACTCGTCTACCAACGGGGCCGGATCATTGCCGACTATCCGGCACGCGTGGGGTTTTCAGGATTGGCAGATAAGCTCTACGAGGGAGACGGCGCCACGCCGGAAGGCCAGTTTCATGTGATACACAAAAAAGACGGATCGGGGACCAATTATTATAAGGCCTTATTATTAGATTACCCGACCGTTGCCCATCAAAAGCGCTTCCAGGATGCCCAAGCCAATGGCCTGGTTCCAGCGGATCGATCCATCGGCAGTCTGATTGAAATCCATGGCGAAGGACCTAATAACGAAAATACCACCAGCGGCTGTATTGCCTTGAAGAATTCAACCATGGATGACGTATTTGGTCGGACACAAGTTGGAACGCCTGTCACCATCGTCGGGGCACTGAACCAAGACAATGAGGTCGTGAACTTAGTACGCCGGATGGAAGCGCATATTCAGGAGCGAAATGAACGCTGGCACACCCTCCCCACATTTGCGGCCTCATTCACCGACATAGAATAG
- a CDS encoding L,D-transpeptidase produces MTPHSHLTLLLSLLVLLTTTLGASRPPAPKRTTTVVPVAAHPQEENIPFYPSAPRLLATAPKGLYLVVDTAQNRVSLRKGNRILYSAVASTGSGARLQDPRNPGNGWVFDTPRGVFTISSKIKNPAWNKPDWAFIEEGQPIPTKPKDRIETGVLGDYALGFGNGYFIHGTLYTRTLGTNVTHGCIRLGDEPLEYVFHHVPLGTTLIIY; encoded by the coding sequence ATGACCCCCCACTCACACCTGACGCTTCTGCTGAGCCTACTCGTCCTGCTGACAACGACACTTGGGGCCTCACGCCCCCCCGCCCCCAAACGCACTACAACCGTGGTCCCGGTGGCGGCGCACCCCCAGGAAGAAAACATCCCGTTTTATCCTTCCGCTCCCCGCCTCCTCGCCACGGCGCCCAAGGGCCTGTACCTCGTGGTCGATACGGCCCAAAATCGGGTGTCCCTTCGAAAGGGCAATCGAATCCTCTACAGTGCCGTAGCCTCAACCGGCAGTGGAGCGCGGTTACAAGATCCTCGCAATCCCGGCAACGGATGGGTATTCGATACTCCGCGTGGGGTCTTTACCATTTCCAGCAAAATTAAAAACCCGGCCTGGAACAAACCCGACTGGGCCTTCATTGAAGAAGGGCAACCCATTCCAACTAAACCCAAAGACCGGATTGAAACCGGGGTGCTCGGCGACTATGCCCTCGGCTTCGGCAATGGCTATTTCATCCATGGCACGCTGTACACGCGAACGCTGGGCACCAACGTCACCCATGGCTGCATCCGACTTGGCGATGAACCGCTTGAATATGTCTTTCACCACGTGCCCCTTGGCACCACCCTGATCATCTATTGA
- a CDS encoding DEAD/DEAH box helicase family protein: MSAKEATARIKINRLLDGAGWRFFADGNAPANIRLEPSVTIKTTDLDALGNNFEKTTKGYIDFLLLDARNYPLIVLEAKSEDKNPLVGKEQARTYARSQNCRFIILSNGNLHYFWDLERGNPYLITSFPTPGSVVGYQKITPNPQRLIDEQVGDDYIVLTQRPTYASEAAWKNEPERTGYIQTNKLRFLRPYQLKAVHALQRAVKDGKDRFLFEMATGTGKTLIAAAVIKLFLRSGNAHRVLFLVDRLELEDQAKKAFVGLLSSDFKTDIYKESRDDWRRAEVVVTTVQSLLFNNKYQRLFSPTDFDLVISDEAHRSIGGNARAVFDYFIGYKLGLTATPRDYLKRFDQSSPTTRDPREAERRLLLDTYRTFGCENSQPTFRYSLLDGVKEGFLINPIVVDARTVVTTELLSKEGFVVSMNDDTGEDQQEAFKQREFEKQFFSKSTNQLFCKTFLDNALRDPVSGEIGKSIIFAVSQNHAAKLAQIFNEIADRMFPGMYQSDFAVQVTSQIPDAQQFTINFTNNNLLGSANVLPSYKTSKARVCVTVGMMTTGYDCPDILNLGLFRPIFSPTDFIQIKGRGTRKHNFLEQLFDDTIKEGVKEPNKTSYKLFDFFANCEYFEEEYNYDEVIKLPKPTRGRSDGEGEGTDPVVVGGTYEHLGQDILSTIKEEKINEYGMRIDRMFFERFGDSMRENENIAQAVEAGQWDRVIDYVNREVFDKPEEYYNLDKLRKAAAVDRRLTLREILEKIFGLIPRFKSKDELLEEEFAKFVADHKPDKAEAISAIKNYFKAYVSSNQIRSIIENRHFTDLATNAVFSTRDYKAVPEKYRALIPEYIKDYVSLTQFVA, encoded by the coding sequence ATGTCCGCCAAGGAAGCCACAGCCAGGATTAAAATCAACAGGCTGCTTGACGGCGCAGGCTGGCGCTTCTTCGCCGATGGCAATGCCCCAGCCAACATCCGCCTTGAACCCAGCGTCACGATCAAAACGACCGATCTCGACGCGTTAGGTAACAATTTCGAAAAAACGACCAAAGGCTACATTGACTTTCTGCTCCTGGACGCCAGAAATTATCCGCTCATTGTTCTTGAGGCCAAGTCCGAAGATAAAAACCCGTTGGTTGGCAAAGAGCAGGCTCGCACATATGCCCGTTCTCAGAATTGCCGCTTCATCATCCTCTCGAATGGAAACCTGCATTACTTCTGGGATCTTGAAAGAGGCAACCCCTACCTCATCACCTCGTTCCCGACCCCGGGCTCGGTGGTTGGCTATCAAAAAATCACGCCTAACCCACAGCGCCTGATCGATGAGCAAGTTGGGGACGACTACATTGTCCTCACCCAACGCCCGACCTATGCATCCGAAGCGGCCTGGAAAAACGAACCCGAACGAACTGGTTACATACAAACCAACAAACTGCGATTCCTACGCCCTTATCAGTTGAAGGCCGTGCATGCATTACAACGGGCTGTCAAAGACGGAAAAGATCGCTTCCTTTTCGAGATGGCCACGGGCACAGGCAAAACGCTCATTGCCGCCGCCGTCATTAAGCTGTTTCTCCGGTCCGGCAATGCCCATCGCGTGCTCTTTCTCGTCGATAGACTCGAACTGGAGGACCAGGCGAAAAAGGCCTTTGTGGGGCTACTCTCCTCAGACTTCAAAACGGATATCTACAAAGAAAGCCGCGACGACTGGCGACGCGCCGAAGTGGTCGTCACCACGGTGCAGTCCTTGCTGTTCAACAACAAATATCAGAGGCTCTTCTCTCCAACCGACTTCGATTTAGTGATCTCCGACGAAGCGCACCGCTCGATTGGCGGGAATGCCCGCGCCGTGTTCGACTATTTCATTGGCTACAAACTTGGCCTGACCGCCACACCCCGTGACTACCTGAAGCGGTTCGACCAGAGCAGCCCAACCACGCGGGATCCGCGTGAGGCAGAGCGACGTTTGCTGCTGGATACCTACCGGACCTTCGGGTGCGAAAATAGCCAGCCCACCTTTCGCTACTCCTTGCTAGATGGGGTGAAGGAGGGTTTCCTGATCAATCCCATCGTGGTGGATGCGCGGACGGTCGTCACAACCGAGCTGCTTTCCAAAGAGGGATTCGTGGTTTCCATGAACGACGATACAGGGGAGGATCAGCAGGAAGCCTTTAAGCAACGTGAGTTCGAGAAACAGTTCTTTTCCAAGTCCACCAACCAACTCTTTTGCAAGACCTTCCTAGATAATGCCCTTCGCGATCCGGTCAGCGGTGAAATCGGCAAGTCCATCATTTTTGCTGTCAGTCAGAATCACGCGGCCAAACTGGCGCAGATTTTCAATGAGATCGCCGACCGCATGTTTCCGGGCATGTATCAGTCGGACTTCGCCGTCCAGGTGACGTCGCAGATACCGGATGCCCAACAGTTCACGATCAACTTCACCAACAATAACTTGCTCGGTTCGGCCAACGTTCTACCCAGCTACAAAACCAGCAAAGCCAGAGTCTGCGTGACAGTCGGCATGATGACAACCGGATATGACTGCCCGGACATTCTCAACCTCGGCCTGTTTCGGCCTATCTTTTCTCCCACGGATTTCATCCAAATTAAAGGGCGTGGCACCCGTAAGCATAACTTCCTGGAGCAGCTTTTCGACGACACCATCAAAGAAGGAGTTAAGGAACCAAATAAGACGTCGTATAAGCTCTTCGACTTCTTCGCTAATTGCGAATACTTTGAGGAGGAATACAACTACGATGAAGTCATAAAGCTGCCCAAACCTACTCGTGGAAGAAGTGATGGTGAAGGAGAGGGAACTGACCCGGTCGTGGTGGGAGGCACCTACGAGCACCTGGGGCAAGACATCCTCTCCACCATTAAAGAAGAGAAAATCAATGAATACGGCATGAGAATCGACCGCATGTTCTTTGAGAGGTTTGGAGACTCTATGCGCGAGAACGAAAACATTGCGCAAGCCGTCGAGGCTGGACAATGGGATAGAGTCATCGACTACGTCAACCGGGAGGTCTTCGATAAACCCGAGGAATACTACAACCTCGACAAGCTGCGCAAAGCTGCCGCAGTGGATCGCCGCCTCACGCTGCGCGAGATTCTGGAAAAAATATTTGGCCTCATCCCACGGTTCAAATCCAAGGACGAACTTTTGGAAGAGGAATTCGCCAAGTTCGTCGCCGACCACAAGCCGGACAAAGCCGAAGCCATTTCAGCCATCAAAAACTATTTCAAAGCCTATGTCAGTAGCAACCAGATTCGCTCCATTATTGAAAATCGACATTTCACGGACCTGGCCACCAATGCGGTCTTCTCCACACGCGACTATAAGGCGGTGCCGGAGAAATATCGCGCCCTCATTCCCGAGTACATCAAGGATTACGTCTCCTTGACCCAGTTCGTCGCCTGA
- a CDS encoding DUF3644 domain-containing protein, with amino-acid sequence MKGHRGNPGLKGRLVDKSVEAYIHALETINRLSIKYRLETFCYLICNAWELLLKAKILEDTGKQNSIYYKKKRGLPKRSLSLRDCLEKIIPEQEIPERRNIERIADLRDETVHLVFSQIPREVLCLFQASVINYHNRLNGWFEVSLSDRVPVGMMSLVYDLCPEQSDLTDKRLRRELGRDTAEFLTRYCSQIKHEFDSLQRPSQFSIGIEYRLVLTKNQNDADIVLSTGTESGDSVRIIEVPKDPSKSHPFRQKEIIEQMKTRVPGLQINQHGIQCVSKVYGIKKRSEYFYKGKIKGSPTQYSPAFIDWLVHQYSKDKAFFTKAKAKAKG; translated from the coding sequence GTGAAGGGTCATCGAGGAAACCCAGGGCTTAAAGGACGATTGGTTGATAAGAGTGTAGAGGCATACATCCACGCCTTAGAAACCATCAACAGGCTTTCCATCAAATACCGGCTCGAAACGTTCTGTTACTTGATCTGCAATGCTTGGGAATTGTTACTCAAAGCAAAGATATTGGAGGACACAGGGAAGCAAAACTCTATCTATTACAAAAAGAAACGAGGACTTCCGAAACGTTCGCTTTCTTTGCGAGACTGTCTGGAAAAGATCATCCCCGAGCAAGAAATCCCTGAGCGGAGAAATATTGAACGCATTGCTGACCTGCGAGATGAAACGGTTCACCTTGTGTTCAGCCAGATTCCGCGCGAAGTGCTCTGTCTTTTCCAGGCAAGCGTAATCAACTACCACAACCGCCTGAATGGCTGGTTCGAAGTTTCGCTTTCCGATCGAGTGCCGGTAGGAATGATGAGCCTGGTTTACGATCTTTGCCCGGAGCAAAGCGACCTGACCGACAAACGACTTCGTCGAGAGTTAGGCCGGGATACCGCAGAATTTCTCACCCGCTACTGCTCGCAAATCAAACATGAATTCGACTCCCTCCAACGGCCTTCACAATTTTCAATCGGTATCGAATATCGCCTAGTACTGACAAAAAATCAAAATGATGCAGATATTGTGCTTTCGACGGGAACGGAAAGCGGTGATTCCGTCAGGATTATTGAAGTCCCCAAAGACCCCAGCAAGTCCCACCCGTTCCGGCAAAAAGAAATAATTGAACAGATGAAAACAAGGGTTCCAGGATTGCAGATCAATCAACACGGCATCCAATGCGTAAGTAAAGTGTATGGCATCAAAAAACGTTCGGAATATTTTTACAAAGGAAAAATTAAGGGATCTCCGACCCAATATAGCCCAGCTTTTATTGACTGGTTGGTACATCAATACAGCAAAGACAAGGCCTTCTTCACCAAAGCCAAGGCAAAAGCGAAAGGATAA
- a CDS encoding N-6 DNA methylase codes for MLDTDTKRRIDTARDILVGKVPDPKSQVEQITIALIYKFMDDMDAESEEFGGKRKFFAREFARYGWAKLMRSGLGGHEILTLYAEAIAKMPENPGIPTLFRDIFKNAYLPYRDPETLRAFLKIIDEFAYDHSERLGDAYEYLLSVLGSQGDAGQFRTPRHIIDFIVAILDPKKTETVLDPACGTAGFLISSYKHILKANSSPEGIEPNGSKISGEEALHTSKIPPAKGDLLTPDEKGRLATNFKGYDISPDMVRLSLVNLYLHGFTDPHIVEYDTLTSQDRWNEYADVILANPPFMSPKGGIKPHNRFSVQSKRSEVLFVDYMAEHLTPTGRAGIIVPEGIIFQSQNAYTQLRKMLVEEYLVAVISLPAGVFNPYSGVKTSILILDKSLAKKTNTIAFFKIENDGFGLGAQRRRFDKDDLPQALVELNEYLRRLREQGLVENFQTTLGLIVGKEKIAENGDYNLSGERYRERGVLNQKWPQVELGTICKPEYGFTASAEEKGDARFVRITDIAPDGRIRKDEPKFIKLTQDSEPYLLKKGDLLVARTGATFGKTMLFDEEYPAVFASYLIRLRFPQDSLLPDFYWSFAQSEKYWEQARNLTTGGGQPQFNGNALTQIKIPLPPLEVQKEIVAEIEGYQKVIDGARAVLDNYRPHIPIHPDWPMVNLGEHFSTSSGGTPSTEEPIYWIGEIPWVSPKDMKSDVIVDTADHISEKAIAGSSTKLFPAKTVVCVVRSGILKHSFPVAILSRPMCINQDLIAFLPKDRAMSPDFLFYVLKTKSASILAEGIKPGVTVQSFSNGFFKEYKIPLPPFATQQAIVAEIEAEQALVAANRQLIERFEQKIQATLARIWGEEPATSSEE; via the coding sequence ATGTTAGACACCGACACCAAACGCCGAATCGATACCGCCCGCGACATTCTCGTGGGCAAAGTGCCAGACCCCAAAAGCCAGGTCGAGCAGATCACCATCGCGCTCATCTATAAATTCATGGACGACATGGATGCCGAGAGCGAAGAGTTCGGGGGAAAGCGCAAGTTCTTCGCCAGAGAGTTTGCGCGCTACGGTTGGGCCAAACTCATGCGCTCCGGCCTAGGCGGGCACGAAATCTTGACCCTTTACGCTGAGGCCATCGCCAAGATGCCGGAGAACCCCGGCATTCCGACTCTATTTCGCGACATCTTCAAGAACGCCTACCTGCCCTATCGTGACCCGGAAACCCTGCGTGCCTTTCTTAAGATCATCGATGAGTTCGCCTACGACCACTCCGAGCGCTTAGGGGACGCCTATGAGTATTTGCTTTCTGTCCTCGGCTCCCAGGGAGATGCCGGACAGTTCCGCACGCCGAGGCACATCATCGACTTCATCGTCGCCATCCTCGATCCGAAGAAGACCGAGACGGTGCTCGATCCAGCCTGCGGCACCGCTGGATTTCTCATCTCGTCCTACAAGCACATCCTCAAAGCAAACAGCTCACCGGAAGGTATCGAACCGAACGGGAGCAAGATAAGCGGGGAAGAAGCACTCCATACTTCCAAAATTCCCCCCGCCAAGGGCGACCTGCTGACCCCGGATGAAAAGGGTCGCCTGGCCACCAACTTTAAGGGGTACGACATCTCACCAGATATGGTGCGCCTGTCCCTGGTGAATCTCTACCTGCACGGCTTCACCGACCCACACATCGTCGAATACGACACGCTCACCAGCCAGGACCGATGGAACGAGTATGCCGACGTCATTCTCGCCAACCCGCCCTTCATGTCACCAAAAGGAGGCATCAAGCCGCACAACCGTTTTTCGGTGCAATCCAAGCGAAGCGAAGTGCTATTCGTGGACTACATGGCGGAGCACCTCACGCCCACTGGCCGTGCTGGCATCATTGTGCCCGAGGGTATCATTTTCCAGAGCCAAAATGCCTATACCCAACTACGCAAGATGCTGGTCGAGGAATACCTGGTTGCCGTCATCTCACTTCCAGCAGGAGTCTTCAATCCTTACTCTGGTGTGAAGACCTCGATCCTCATCCTCGACAAGTCCCTGGCAAAGAAGACAAACACCATCGCCTTCTTCAAAATCGAGAACGATGGCTTTGGGCTTGGCGCCCAGCGGCGTCGCTTTGATAAAGACGACTTACCACAAGCCCTAGTGGAACTCAATGAATACTTGCGTCGCTTGCGGGAACAAGGCCTGGTTGAAAACTTTCAAACTACCCTTGGCTTGATCGTTGGGAAGGAAAAGATCGCCGAAAACGGCGACTACAACCTGAGTGGGGAGCGGTATCGAGAGAGGGGGGTCTTGAATCAAAAGTGGCCACAGGTGGAACTCGGCACCATCTGCAAACCGGAATACGGATTCACGGCGAGCGCCGAGGAAAAAGGTGATGCACGGTTTGTGAGGATCACTGACATCGCTCCAGATGGGCGAATCAGGAAAGACGAACCCAAGTTCATCAAGCTTACTCAGGATTCCGAGCCGTATCTGTTAAAAAAAGGCGACCTCCTCGTTGCGAGAACTGGTGCCACCTTCGGCAAAACGATGCTGTTCGACGAAGAATATCCGGCAGTCTTCGCGTCCTACCTGATTCGCCTCAGATTTCCACAGGATAGCCTTTTGCCTGATTTCTACTGGTCGTTCGCTCAATCAGAAAAGTATTGGGAACAGGCGCGAAACCTTACGACCGGCGGCGGACAGCCACAGTTCAACGGCAACGCGCTCACTCAAATTAAAATCCCCCTGCCGCCGCTGGAGGTGCAGAAGGAGATCGTGGCGGAGATCGAGGGCTACCAGAAAGTCATCGACGGCGCCCGCGCCGTCCTCGACAACTACCGCCCCCACATCCCCATCCACCCCGACTGGCCGATGGTTAATCTTGGTGAGCACTTCTCAACCTCAAGTGGTGGCACCCCATCGACGGAGGAACCAATTTATTGGATAGGTGAGATTCCGTGGGTCTCACCGAAGGACATGAAATCAGATGTTATTGTCGATACCGCAGACCACATCTCGGAGAAGGCGATAGCCGGAAGTTCCACGAAGTTGTTTCCTGCCAAAACAGTTGTTTGCGTGGTGCGATCAGGCATACTCAAACACTCATTCCCTGTGGCCATCCTTTCGCGGCCTATGTGCATCAATCAGGATTTGATCGCGTTCCTACCAAAAGACAGGGCAATGAGCCCAGATTTTTTGTTTTATGTGCTCAAAACAAAATCTGCTTCCATCCTCGCAGAAGGCATTAAGCCGGGCGTTACGGTTCAAAGTTTCTCCAACGGCTTCTTTAAAGAATACAAAATCCCCCTCCCACCCTTCGCCACACAACAAGCCATCGTGGCCGAGATCGAAGCAGAGCAAGCACTGGTCGCCGCCAACCGCCAACTGATCGAACGCTTCGAGCAAAAGATCCAAGCCACCCTCGCCCGCATCTGGGGGGAAGAACCAGCTACCTCATCGGAGGAATAG
- a CDS encoding M48 family metallopeptidase, producing the protein MSWKMRLIPLVLFAIYGLYFYVSNQETVPLTGRSQLVDMTHEQEMALGLQSYQEILSQSQVIPEGQVVDLVRTIGRRLANAATDVDPGFDWEFNVIESQQANAFALPGGKTAVYTGLIPVAENQSGLAIVMGHEIAHAIARHGAERMAHQKLVQMGTIAATVAVGDMDYDTQRMVMGALGVGAQYGVLLPFSRDHESEADYMGLLFVARACFDPTEAPKLWERMGEMSQGKQPAEFMSTHPSHGTRIKQFQEWMPEALALREQHCGNPPPSS; encoded by the coding sequence ATGAGTTGGAAAATGCGGCTCATCCCGCTCGTCCTATTCGCGATATACGGACTGTATTTTTACGTCTCGAACCAGGAAACAGTTCCGTTGACCGGCCGTTCCCAATTGGTGGACATGACCCATGAGCAGGAAATGGCCTTAGGGCTGCAATCGTATCAAGAAATCCTCAGCCAGTCCCAAGTCATTCCGGAAGGGCAGGTCGTGGATCTGGTCCGAACCATCGGACGCCGTCTGGCAAATGCGGCAACCGATGTGGATCCCGGATTCGACTGGGAATTTAATGTCATTGAATCTCAACAGGCCAATGCATTTGCCTTACCGGGGGGAAAAACCGCCGTGTATACCGGGCTCATTCCAGTTGCGGAAAACCAAAGCGGGTTGGCCATCGTCATGGGCCATGAAATCGCCCATGCCATCGCGCGTCATGGGGCCGAGCGCATGGCTCATCAAAAATTAGTGCAGATGGGCACCATCGCCGCCACGGTGGCCGTCGGCGATATGGATTACGACACACAGAGAATGGTCATGGGCGCATTAGGAGTGGGTGCTCAATATGGTGTGCTCCTCCCCTTTTCCCGTGACCATGAATCAGAAGCCGATTATATGGGCCTGCTGTTTGTGGCCCGTGCCTGCTTCGATCCGACCGAAGCTCCAAAACTCTGGGAGCGCATGGGAGAAATGAGTCAAGGGAAACAACCGGCCGAATTCATGTCCACCCATCCCAGCCACGGGACCCGCATCAAACAATTTCAGGAATGGATGCCCGAAGCCCTCGCCCTTCGCGAACAACATTGTGGCAACCCGCCCCCCTCCTCGTAA
- a CDS encoding KilA-N domain-containing protein, with protein MSKSKKTSIDVLGTTITVLSRKDADYISLTDMLKAKDGEFFISDWLRNRNTVEFLGIWERVHNPDFNYGEFAIIKSQAGLNSYKISVKEWVAKTNAVGLRATAGRYGGTFAHKDIAFEFGMWISPEFKIYLIKEFQRLKEEESNRLKLEWNLQRTLSKINYRIHTDAIKETLLPAIVTSKQTSLVYANEADLLNVALFGKTAKEWRTRHSNTQGNIRDQATLEQLVVLTNLESLNAVLIRQRLPQSERLVKLNQIAITQMGSLLSSPAMKNMK; from the coding sequence ATGAGCAAATCCAAGAAAACAAGCATTGATGTCCTCGGAACGACCATCACTGTCCTTTCGCGCAAGGATGCGGACTATATTTCCTTGACGGATATGTTGAAGGCGAAAGACGGCGAATTTTTCATCTCGGACTGGCTAAGAAATCGCAACACCGTTGAGTTTCTCGGTATCTGGGAACGCGTCCACAACCCCGACTTTAATTATGGCGAATTCGCCATAATTAAAAGCCAAGCAGGTCTGAACAGCTACAAAATCAGTGTCAAGGAATGGGTCGCCAAGACCAACGCCGTCGGCCTTCGAGCCACGGCCGGAAGATACGGTGGGACCTTTGCACACAAGGACATTGCCTTTGAATTCGGCATGTGGATCAGTCCGGAATTCAAGATCTACCTTATCAAGGAGTTCCAGAGGCTCAAGGAAGAGGAGAGCAATCGGCTCAAGCTGGAGTGGAATCTGCAACGGACCCTCTCGAAGATCAACTATCGCATCCATACGGATGCCATCAAGGAAACCCTGCTCCCGGCCATCGTCACGAGTAAGCAGACATCTCTTGTCTATGCCAATGAGGCCGATCTGCTCAACGTCGCACTATTCGGGAAAACAGCAAAGGAATGGCGCACACGGCATTCGAATACCCAGGGCAATATTCGTGACCAGGCCACATTGGAGCAGTTGGTCGTTCTGACCAATCTGGAAAGCCTCAACGCAGTCCTTATCCGCCAAAGGCTTCCCCAATCCGAGCGCCTCGTCAAATTAAACCAGATTGCGATCACCCAAATGGGGTCATTGCTCTCCAGTCCCGCAATGAAAAATATGAAATAA
- a CDS encoding arginine N-succinyltransferase codes for MNTETTQVVVSRRKFSGKQVILVVGLAMLVMALGVVLWINQYVNAAMFPPTRLGESEQQVLNVKMAHLLHTADSPSSSMSQPPSSTVNLPIEPVPYSEADASRQIQLTEREVNALIATDSYMARHMAVDMSDDLLSVQLVVPVKHEMPLVGGRMLKVNFGLALSYADGKPVVAMRGISLGGIPLPSAWWGDIKNTNLVEEFGGSGGFWDQFSKGVKDMKVQDGQLYVMLKE; via the coding sequence ATGAATACTGAGACAACCCAAGTCGTGGTTTCACGGCGAAAGTTTAGTGGGAAACAGGTTATCCTTGTAGTCGGGCTTGCGATGTTGGTCATGGCGTTGGGCGTTGTATTGTGGATCAACCAGTACGTGAATGCCGCGATGTTTCCGCCGACCCGATTGGGTGAGTCGGAACAGCAGGTCCTGAATGTCAAAATGGCTCATTTGCTTCACACGGCCGATTCCCCTTCTTCATCTATGTCCCAACCTCCTTCCTCCACGGTAAATTTGCCCATTGAGCCGGTGCCGTATTCTGAAGCGGATGCGAGTCGGCAGATTCAGTTAACCGAGCGGGAGGTGAATGCCTTGATTGCCACCGATTCGTATATGGCCAGACATATGGCTGTTGATATGTCGGATGATCTCCTGAGTGTCCAACTTGTGGTCCCGGTAAAACACGAGATGCCCCTTGTGGGTGGAAGGATGTTGAAGGTCAATTTTGGATTGGCGCTGAGTTATGCCGATGGAAAGCCGGTGGTGGCGATGCGCGGGATTAGTTTAGGTGGAATTCCGCTTCCCAGTGCCTGGTGGGGAGATATCAAAAATACCAACCTGGTGGAAGAATTTGGCGGCTCAGGCGGGTTTTGGGATCAATTTTCGAAGGGGGTGAAGGATATGAAAGTTCAGGATGGTCAATTGTATGTGATGTTGAAAGAATAG